The following are encoded in a window of Variovorax paradoxus genomic DNA:
- a CDS encoding RidA family protein yields the protein MSGPAHVAVPAMARPGGHYSHAAVGGGMVFIAGQLPITPEGERLADATFEAQVAQTLANVQAALLAAGSDIDKLLQVRVYLDDIANWPAFDRIYAQWAGPSRPARAVVPTGPLHFGLKVEVEAMALA from the coding sequence ATGTCGGGCCCGGCCCATGTCGCAGTGCCCGCCATGGCCAGGCCGGGCGGCCACTACAGCCATGCCGCCGTGGGCGGCGGCATGGTCTTCATCGCCGGACAACTGCCGATCACGCCGGAGGGCGAGCGCCTGGCCGATGCGACGTTCGAAGCCCAGGTGGCGCAGACGTTGGCGAACGTACAGGCCGCCTTGCTCGCGGCCGGTTCAGACATCGACAAGCTGCTGCAGGTGAGGGTCTACCTCGACGACATCGCCAACTGGCCGGCCTTCGACAGGATCTATGCGCAGTGGGCCGGACCATCGCGCCCAGCCAGGGCCGTCGTGCCGACCGGACCGCTGCACTTCGGGTTAAAGGTCGAGGTGGAGGCGATGGCGCTTGCATGA
- a CDS encoding Bug family tripartite tricarboxylate transporter substrate binding protein, which produces MTRTRTFACLLALGAAFAQPASAQETYPARPIKIVIGFAPGGSTDTPMRVLADSVSRILKQPVVIENRPGAGGTLPGIVMQSSSKDGYTLGIASLGIYRLPYTTDVKWNPATDLTYIIGLTGYSFGIVVPSTSPIKTWQDYVAAAKARPGELTYGTPGVATTNHLTMEQISRKAGIKLNHIPYKGTGETMQALMGSQIESAAETSAWAPFVKDGKMRLLVTWGSKRMESFPDAPTLHEVGIPLTQTSHWGLVGPKGMDPAIVTKLHDAFKQAMHQPEFKRALARYDMEPEYRSPADFHKFAIDTMKQEKEILDLLGLSRK; this is translated from the coding sequence ATGACCAGAACAAGAACCTTCGCCTGTCTGTTGGCGCTCGGCGCAGCATTCGCCCAGCCCGCATCGGCCCAGGAGACCTATCCCGCACGCCCGATCAAGATCGTCATCGGGTTCGCGCCCGGTGGATCGACAGACACGCCGATGCGGGTGCTGGCCGACTCTGTCTCGAGGATCCTCAAGCAGCCGGTCGTCATCGAGAACCGCCCAGGCGCCGGAGGCACCTTGCCGGGGATCGTCATGCAAAGCTCGAGCAAGGACGGGTACACGCTGGGCATTGCCTCGCTGGGGATCTATCGCCTCCCGTATACGACTGACGTGAAATGGAATCCGGCCACGGATCTGACCTACATCATCGGCCTGACCGGTTACTCGTTCGGCATCGTGGTGCCGTCGACTTCACCGATCAAGACGTGGCAGGACTATGTTGCGGCCGCCAAGGCCAGGCCAGGCGAGCTCACCTATGGCACGCCGGGCGTGGCCACGACGAACCATCTCACGATGGAGCAGATCTCCAGGAAGGCCGGGATCAAGCTGAACCACATTCCCTACAAGGGGACCGGGGAAACGATGCAGGCCCTCATGGGCAGCCAGATCGAGTCGGCGGCGGAGACCTCTGCATGGGCGCCATTTGTCAAAGATGGAAAGATGCGCCTGCTTGTGACCTGGGGCAGCAAGCGGATGGAGAGCTTCCCGGATGCTCCGACGCTGCACGAGGTCGGCATTCCATTGACGCAGACATCGCACTGGGGCCTGGTGGGACCCAAAGGGATGGATCCCGCCATCGTGACCAAGCTGCACGACGCCTTCAAACAGGCGATGCACCAGCCCGAGTTCAAGCGGGCCCTGGCGCGCTACGACATGGAACCGGAGTACAGAAGCCCGGCGGATTTCCACAAGTTCGCGATCGACACCATGAAGCAGGAGAAGGAAATTCTCGACCTGCTGGGCCTGAGCAGAAAGTAA
- a CDS encoding Bug family tripartite tricarboxylate transporter substrate binding protein, with product MPLATAAKIHRRQLVAALALAALACSAPPLMAEGAWPARAITLIVPYAAGGNVDVMARWIGPELSARLGQPVVIENVSGAGGIIGTEKAVRAKPDGYTLLLSVESTIIIAKMVTPSTVRYDGLADLMPVTLLGAQPLALVGKPAMQSKTAEALYAELKSVPGKYSYASSGVGTSLHLGGELLKQQGGLDMLHVPYRTGTQIVNDLSGNQLDLAVLPLSMVMQQARAGKILVYGVMSDKPSPAMPEVLPLAGVPAWRGANVTVWQGVFAPKGTPTQIVERLNTALGQVLANPSVRKNFEDGGVTPMGAGPREFAAFVKNEESKFGAIVTKGNIKAE from the coding sequence ATGCCACTCGCAACTGCTGCAAAAATCCACCGCCGTCAACTGGTTGCGGCACTCGCACTCGCCGCCCTTGCGTGCTCGGCGCCGCCCCTCATGGCCGAGGGCGCATGGCCCGCACGCGCGATCACCCTCATCGTTCCCTATGCTGCGGGCGGCAACGTGGACGTCATGGCGCGTTGGATCGGACCCGAGCTGTCAGCGCGTCTCGGGCAGCCCGTGGTCATCGAGAACGTCTCGGGCGCCGGCGGCATCATCGGCACGGAAAAAGCCGTGCGCGCCAAGCCCGACGGCTACACCCTGCTGCTGTCGGTGGAAAGCACCATCATCATCGCGAAGATGGTCACGCCTTCCACCGTCCGCTACGACGGGCTGGCTGATTTGATGCCCGTCACCCTGCTGGGGGCGCAGCCCCTGGCGCTCGTGGGCAAGCCCGCGATGCAATCGAAGACCGCCGAGGCGCTCTATGCCGAGCTGAAGTCTGTGCCGGGCAAATACAGCTACGCGAGTTCCGGCGTGGGAACCTCGCTGCACCTGGGCGGCGAACTGCTCAAGCAGCAAGGCGGCCTCGACATGCTCCACGTGCCCTATCGAACCGGCACGCAGATCGTGAACGATCTCAGCGGCAATCAGCTGGACCTGGCCGTGCTGCCCTTGTCCATGGTGATGCAGCAGGCACGCGCAGGAAAGATCCTCGTGTACGGCGTGATGTCAGACAAGCCGTCCCCGGCCATGCCCGAGGTGCTTCCCCTGGCCGGCGTGCCGGCCTGGCGCGGCGCGAACGTGACGGTGTGGCAGGGTGTCTTCGCGCCAAAAGGCACGCCGACGCAGATTGTCGAGCGGCTGAATACCGCGCTGGGCCAAGTGCTGGCCAATCCCAGCGTGCGCAAGAACTTCGAGGATGGTGGTGTCACGCCAATGGGCGCCGGTCCGAGGGAATTCGCTGCGTTCGTCAAGAACGAGGAGAGCAAGTTCGGCGCGATCGTCACCAAGGGAAACATCAAGGCCGAGTAA
- a CDS encoding LysR family transcriptional regulator, producing MMQIEDLRLAAALLRESSLSAAARSLGVTPPALSMRLRKLEASLGLVLANRTSRKLHLTSEGERFGREAYELLLKFDGLRESLQRDDRRLSGTLRVAASFGYGRTHVAPWLSRFSRLHPALGLQLDLRETPWPDKHDSDAVVHVGAVRDSSWVAHTLASNERWLCASPGYLREHGTPRNPADLAYHACICIRENDEDVTLWHMRPAGSGARKGETLRINPAFVSNDGSVARQWAEDGLGIVLRSQWDAAEALAAGRLERVMVNWEFGAAPVVVLVPTRKGRSARVQALVSFLVEAAGRSDGRGTESHR from the coding sequence ATGATGCAGATCGAAGACCTTCGCCTGGCTGCCGCGTTGCTGCGCGAGAGCTCGCTCAGCGCGGCTGCGCGCTCGCTCGGTGTCACGCCGCCCGCGCTCTCGATGCGCTTGCGCAAGCTCGAGGCCTCGCTGGGCCTGGTGCTGGCCAACCGCACATCGCGCAAGCTGCACCTGACCTCGGAAGGCGAACGGTTCGGGCGTGAGGCCTATGAACTCCTGCTGAAGTTCGACGGCCTGCGCGAATCCCTGCAGCGGGACGACCGGCGCCTGAGCGGAACGCTGCGGGTGGCCGCGTCCTTCGGCTATGGCCGCACACATGTCGCGCCGTGGCTGTCCCGTTTCTCCCGCCTGCATCCGGCCCTGGGGCTGCAGCTGGACCTGCGCGAAACGCCGTGGCCCGACAAGCACGACTCCGACGCGGTGGTGCACGTGGGCGCGGTGCGCGACTCGTCCTGGGTGGCGCATACGCTCGCTTCCAACGAACGCTGGCTGTGCGCGAGCCCCGGCTACCTGCGCGAGCACGGCACGCCCCGCAACCCGGCGGACCTGGCCTATCACGCCTGCATCTGCATCCGCGAGAACGACGAAGACGTGACACTGTGGCACATGCGGCCCGCGGGCAGCGGCGCCCGCAAGGGCGAGACGCTGCGCATCAACCCGGCCTTCGTCAGCAACGACGGCAGCGTGGCACGCCAGTGGGCCGAGGATGGCCTGGGCATCGTGCTGCGCTCCCAATGGGACGCCGCCGAAGCGCTGGCCGCCGGCCGCCTTGAGCGCGTGATGGTCAATTGGGAATTTGGCGCCGCCCCGGTGGTGGTGCTGGTGCCCACGCGCAAGGGGCGCAGCGCGCGGGTGCAGGCGCTGGTCAGTTTCCTGGTGGAGGCGGCGGGTCGATCGGACGGGCGCGGCACCGAGTCGCACCGGTGA
- a CDS encoding barstar family protein translates to MREFIIDCSEFNDEADFWAAYLSTTQPEGAQLFGRNFDALWDALSAGGPGWPGECVLRFVNTDVLRRWQDGNFYRTLQKIALDSKTIAIHMD, encoded by the coding sequence ATGCGTGAATTCATCATCGACTGCAGTGAGTTCAACGACGAAGCAGATTTTTGGGCAGCCTACCTGTCGACGACACAACCGGAGGGTGCACAACTCTTTGGCCGCAATTTCGACGCGCTCTGGGATGCACTGAGCGCGGGGGGACCAGGTTGGCCTGGGGAGTGCGTGCTCCGCTTTGTGAACACCGACGTCCTGCGCCGTTGGCAGGACGGCAATTTCTATCGCACGCTGCAAAAAATTGCGCTCGATTCGAAGACCATCGCCATCCATATGGACTAG
- a CDS encoding SWIB/MDM2 domain-containing protein produces the protein MTTAKKQTAFTRPLTPSVELAAVIGSAPQPRTEVTKLLWDYIKLHNLQNPANKRNILCDAKLQAVMGKPEVTMFEMSGLVGKHLS, from the coding sequence ATGACCACTGCCAAGAAGCAAACGGCGTTCACGCGCCCCCTGACACCCAGCGTCGAGCTCGCAGCCGTCATTGGCTCCGCACCCCAGCCTCGAACTGAGGTCACCAAGCTGCTGTGGGACTACATCAAGCTGCACAACCTCCAGAACCCAGCGAACAAGCGCAATATCCTTTGTGATGCCAAGCTTCAAGCGGTGATGGGCAAGCCAGAGGTGACGATGTTCGAAATGTCGGGTCTTGTTGGGAAGCACCTGTCCTGA
- a CDS encoding tyrosine-type recombinase/integrase, whose translation MESANAATCRAPWNKGKIVGQKAPFKLKDIWALRVRLQLEGRVRELALFNLGLDSKLRGCDLVGLKVRDVCHGEQVAPRATVMQHKTQRPVQFELTPGTREAVQAWIQRTGLRSDDFLFPSRMHDSPHLGTRQYARILGGWVRELGLDPADYGTHSMRRTKATLIYRRTRNLRAVQLLLGHSKLESTVRYLGIEVDDAPEISEQTEI comes from the coding sequence ATGGAATCTGCAAACGCTGCAACCTGCCGCGCGCCCTGGAACAAGGGCAAGATCGTCGGCCAGAAGGCGCCTTTCAAGCTCAAGGACATTTGGGCGCTGCGGGTGCGGCTGCAACTGGAGGGCCGAGTGCGCGAACTCGCTCTCTTCAACTTGGGCCTGGACAGCAAGCTGCGAGGCTGCGATCTTGTTGGCCTGAAGGTCAGGGACGTCTGCCACGGGGAGCAGGTTGCACCACGGGCCACGGTGATGCAGCACAAGACGCAGCGTCCGGTGCAGTTTGAGCTCACGCCCGGAACCCGCGAGGCTGTGCAGGCGTGGATCCAGCGCACCGGACTGCGATCGGACGACTTCCTGTTCCCGAGCCGAATGCATGACTCGCCGCACCTCGGCACCCGGCAGTACGCCCGAATTCTTGGTGGCTGGGTCAGAGAGCTTGGATTAGATCCAGCCGACTACGGAACGCACTCGATGCGGCGGACAAAGGCGACGCTGATCTACCGGCGGACGAGGAATCTCCGGGCGGTGCAGTTGCTGCTCGGCCACTCGAAGCTTGAGTCGACCGTCAGATACCTGGGCATCGAGGTAGATGACGCCCCCGAGATCTCGGAGCAGACGGAAATCTGA
- a CDS encoding tripartite tricarboxylate transporter substrate-binding protein has protein sequence MIRSLRLVGSLASLCAGLLAASGAFAQAFPNRPVTLIVPFPAGGPSDALARAVAQKMAAPLGQPVVIENLGGANGVIGLTKASKAAADGYTISFGGIGTHVANLALYKKLAYDPVADFAPIGPAGAAPMLLLARADLPANDLREFSAWLAKHKDKASYGSAGVGSISHYGCVLLLSSLGQNATHVPYKGVAPAINDLMGGQTDFMCDQTTTALPQIAGGRIKAVAVLSGTRLAQLPRAATAAEAGHALDVRSWNAFFAPRGTPQPVLAKLTGALQQAVADPVLRKQMEGLGVDLPAPADATPAAVTALIARGIRDDVPALKAKGQYLD, from the coding sequence ATGATCCGCTCCCTTCGCCTGGTGGGTAGCCTTGCTTCCCTCTGTGCCGGCTTGCTGGCCGCGTCCGGCGCTTTCGCACAGGCGTTTCCGAACCGCCCCGTCACGCTGATTGTTCCATTCCCGGCCGGCGGTCCCAGCGATGCGCTGGCCCGCGCCGTCGCGCAGAAGATGGCTGCGCCGTTGGGCCAGCCCGTCGTCATCGAGAACCTCGGCGGCGCGAACGGCGTCATCGGCCTGACGAAGGCCAGCAAGGCCGCCGCCGATGGCTACACGATCTCGTTCGGAGGCATCGGCACGCATGTGGCCAACCTCGCGCTGTACAAGAAGCTGGCCTATGACCCCGTCGCCGATTTCGCTCCCATCGGCCCCGCGGGCGCGGCACCGATGCTGCTGCTGGCCCGCGCCGACCTGCCGGCGAACGATCTACGCGAGTTCAGCGCCTGGCTGGCGAAGCACAAGGACAAGGCCTCCTATGGCAGCGCGGGCGTGGGGTCGATTTCGCACTATGGCTGCGTGCTGTTGCTGTCTTCCCTCGGCCAGAACGCCACGCACGTGCCCTACAAGGGCGTTGCGCCGGCAATCAACGACCTGATGGGCGGGCAGACCGATTTCATGTGCGACCAGACCACCACCGCACTGCCGCAGATCGCCGGAGGGCGCATCAAGGCCGTCGCCGTGCTGTCGGGCACGCGCCTCGCGCAGCTGCCGCGTGCAGCCACTGCGGCGGAAGCCGGCCATGCGCTGGACGTGCGTTCCTGGAATGCCTTCTTCGCCCCGCGCGGCACCCCGCAGCCCGTGCTCGCCAAGCTGACGGGCGCGCTGCAACAGGCAGTGGCCGATCCGGTGCTTCGCAAGCAGATGGAAGGGCTGGGTGTCGACTTGCCCGCACCCGCCGATGCAACGCCCGCGGCCGTCACCGCGCTCATCGCGCGCGGCATCCGCGACGACGTGCCGGCCCTCAAGGCCAAGGGCCAATACCTGGACTGA
- a CDS encoding HAD family hydrolase, with protein sequence MQNTSTSIAAAGRYPRAVLFDLLTALLDSWTVWNAAAGSEQMGRAWRAEYLRLTYGCGAYVPYEDLVRQAAATVGLPASAPQSLDDHWEELPAWSGATELLRALAPHCKLAVVTNCSRRLGQRAADRLGIDWDVVVTSEEAGFYKPDPRPYRLALERLGVQPAEAAFVAGSGYDMFGTASVGLRTYWHNRVGLARPEGAPLAEVESPTLDGALPWLRGFRPAAF encoded by the coding sequence ATGCAAAACACTTCGACTTCCATTGCTGCGGCCGGGCGCTATCCCCGGGCCGTGCTGTTCGACCTGCTCACTGCGCTGCTCGATTCGTGGACCGTCTGGAACGCGGCTGCCGGCTCCGAGCAGATGGGCCGCGCCTGGCGCGCCGAATACCTGCGGCTCACTTATGGCTGTGGCGCCTACGTGCCCTACGAAGACCTGGTACGGCAGGCCGCCGCCACCGTGGGATTGCCCGCGAGCGCCCCGCAGTCGCTGGACGACCATTGGGAGGAACTGCCCGCGTGGAGCGGCGCCACCGAACTGCTGCGGGCGCTCGCGCCCCACTGCAAGCTGGCCGTGGTGACCAACTGCTCGCGGCGCCTGGGCCAGCGTGCCGCCGATCGCCTGGGGATCGACTGGGACGTGGTCGTGACCTCCGAGGAAGCGGGCTTCTACAAGCCCGATCCCAGACCCTACCGGCTGGCCCTGGAGCGCCTGGGCGTGCAGCCGGCCGAGGCGGCTTTCGTTGCCGGATCAGGCTACGACATGTTCGGCACCGCCAGCGTCGGCCTGCGCACCTACTGGCACAACCGCGTCGGCCTCGCCCGGCCCGAAGGCGCGCCGCTGGCGGAGGTCGAGTCGCCCACGCTCGATGGCGCGCTGCCATGGCTGCGCGGCTTCCGACCGGCCGCTTTCTGA
- a CDS encoding class I SAM-dependent methyltransferase, whose amino-acid sequence MQPLFDAIASMSAPVDAQRIFHGRGGLHPECAHLSLDFFPPVWVLTSFKPATDGELAAIGAALERRWSQLAPGETLQWVFQCRHEGQSSTQLMGGSVPDPHWVTEEGARYRVNVGRGQNHGLFLDMAEGRRWVRAFVKARPDARSRVKVLNLFAYTCAFSVVALQAGARHVTNLDMSKGALAVGQQNHRANGVLAGASFLPHDLFSSWGKIARGGPYGLVIVDPPSYQKGSFVATKDYARLIKRLPDLLEPDGLVLLCLNAPELGPKFLQEQMSALAPELDFVKRLANPSTFPDVSDERSLKVLVYRAPPGVQPEV is encoded by the coding sequence ATGCAGCCCCTGTTCGACGCAATCGCTTCAATGTCCGCACCGGTGGATGCGCAGCGCATCTTCCACGGCCGCGGTGGGCTTCATCCCGAGTGCGCTCACTTGTCGCTCGACTTTTTCCCGCCGGTTTGGGTGTTGACCAGCTTCAAGCCTGCGACCGACGGCGAACTGGCTGCAATTGGCGCCGCACTGGAGCGTCGCTGGTCACAGTTGGCACCGGGTGAAACGCTGCAATGGGTGTTTCAGTGCCGGCATGAAGGCCAGAGCAGCACACAACTTATGGGCGGTTCGGTGCCCGACCCGCATTGGGTCACCGAGGAGGGCGCTCGCTATCGCGTTAACGTGGGCCGGGGCCAGAACCACGGGCTGTTTCTCGACATGGCCGAAGGACGGCGCTGGGTTCGTGCGTTTGTGAAGGCGCGCCCAGACGCCCGGTCGCGCGTCAAGGTGCTCAACCTGTTTGCTTACACCTGCGCGTTTTCGGTGGTCGCATTGCAGGCAGGGGCCCGGCACGTCACCAACCTGGACATGAGCAAGGGCGCTCTAGCCGTGGGGCAACAGAACCACCGCGCCAACGGCGTGCTCGCCGGCGCGAGCTTCCTCCCTCATGACCTTTTCAGTTCGTGGGGAAAAATCGCGCGCGGAGGCCCTTACGGGCTCGTCATCGTTGACCCACCAAGCTATCAAAAGGGAAGTTTCGTTGCGACCAAGGACTACGCCCGACTGATTAAGCGCTTGCCTGACCTGCTGGAGCCCGACGGCCTTGTCCTGCTATGCCTCAATGCCCCAGAACTGGGACCAAAATTCCTGCAAGAGCAAATGAGCGCACTGGCGCCGGAGCTGGATTTCGTGAAAAGACTGGCGAATCCAAGCACCTTTCCCGACGTGTCCGACGAGCGGTCGTTGAAGGTGTTGGTGTACCGGGCACCGCCGGGTGTTCAACCTGAGGTCTGA
- a CDS encoding NAD(P)H-dependent flavin oxidoreductase, producing the protein MKTRITELFGVQHPIMQGGMHFVGLAELASAVSNAGGIGTLTALTQPTPSDLAREIARCREMTDKPFAVNLTFLPASTPPDYPGYIRAILDGGVRIVETAGNNPQKWLPMLHEAGVKVIHKCTSVRHALKAQEIGCDAVSVDGFECGGHPGEDDVPNFILLPRAADELQIPFLASGGMADARSLVAALALGADGINMGTRFLATVEAPVHANVKQAILEASELDTRLVMRPLRNTERVLRNAGVDRLLEKERQLGSRITFEDIVSEVGGVYPKVMRSGQMDAGAWSCGMVAGLIRDIPSVQDLISQIVDDAHTLIRGRLAGLV; encoded by the coding sequence ATGAAAACACGCATCACAGAACTCTTTGGCGTCCAGCATCCGATCATGCAGGGAGGCATGCACTTCGTCGGCTTGGCGGAGTTGGCCTCGGCCGTATCGAATGCAGGCGGCATCGGCACCCTGACGGCGCTGACCCAACCCACCCCCAGTGATCTGGCCCGAGAGATTGCGCGTTGCCGCGAAATGACCGACAAGCCCTTCGCAGTCAACCTGACCTTCTTGCCCGCCAGCACACCGCCGGACTACCCCGGCTACATCCGAGCCATCCTCGACGGGGGCGTGAGGATCGTGGAGACGGCTGGGAACAACCCCCAAAAATGGTTGCCGATGCTTCACGAAGCGGGCGTCAAGGTGATCCACAAGTGCACCTCCGTGCGCCATGCTCTCAAGGCGCAGGAGATCGGCTGCGATGCGGTGAGCGTCGATGGCTTCGAATGCGGCGGGCATCCGGGTGAAGACGACGTGCCCAATTTCATTCTGCTGCCTCGTGCGGCCGATGAACTGCAGATCCCGTTCCTGGCCTCTGGAGGCATGGCTGATGCCCGTTCGCTGGTCGCGGCCCTGGCATTGGGCGCCGATGGGATCAATATGGGGACGCGCTTTCTGGCAACGGTCGAGGCGCCGGTGCACGCCAACGTCAAGCAGGCGATCCTCGAAGCGTCCGAGTTGGACACGCGACTCGTCATGCGCCCCTTGCGCAACACCGAGCGTGTCTTGAGGAATGCCGGCGTGGATCGGTTGCTGGAGAAAGAGCGCCAGCTTGGCTCCCGGATCACCTTCGAGGACATCGTCTCGGAAGTGGGCGGTGTCTATCCGAAGGTCATGCGTTCGGGCCAGATGGATGCAGGCGCCTGGTCCTGCGGCATGGTGGCCGGACTCATCCGGGATATCCCATCCGTGCAGGATCTCATCTCACAGATCGTTGACGATGCGCACACGCTGATTCGCGGACGGCTTGCAGGGCTTGTCTGA
- a CDS encoding DSD1 family PLP-dependent enzyme — protein MNNMQNNPPNLADIDTPAAVVSLPRMQRNIARMQQQADALGVRFRPHVKTTKCADVVAAQLAAGAAGITVSTLKEADQFFARGVTDILYAVGMAPHRLAHALDLRQRGCALQILTDSVEGARAIAEYGRAHGHAFEVLIEIDTDGHRSGIKPGEDLLLEVGRVLHEGGMRLAGVLTHAGSSYELHTPEALAALAEQERAGCVQAAERLRAAGLPCPMVSVGSTPTALEVASLEGVTELRAGVYVFFDLVMRNVGVCSTEDIALSVLTTVIGHQADKGWAIVDAGWMAMSRDRGTGKQQRDYGYGQVCTVDGVPIEGYLLSGANQEHGILSREGAADPDIAARFPTGTRLRILPNHACATGAQFPAYQALAADGTVQTWERLHGW, from the coding sequence ATGAACAACATGCAGAACAACCCTCCAAATCTCGCCGATATCGACACCCCCGCAGCCGTCGTGTCGCTTCCACGTATGCAGCGGAACATCGCGCGCATGCAGCAGCAGGCCGATGCGCTGGGCGTGCGCTTCCGCCCGCACGTGAAGACCACCAAATGCGCCGATGTGGTCGCGGCCCAGCTTGCCGCCGGCGCGGCGGGCATCACGGTGTCGACGCTGAAGGAGGCCGACCAGTTCTTCGCCCGCGGCGTGACCGACATCCTCTATGCCGTCGGCATGGCGCCGCACCGGCTCGCGCATGCGCTGGACCTGCGCCAGCGCGGCTGCGCGCTGCAGATCCTGACCGACAGCGTCGAAGGCGCGCGGGCCATCGCCGAATACGGCCGCGCGCACGGCCACGCCTTCGAGGTGCTCATCGAGATCGACACCGATGGTCACCGCTCTGGCATCAAGCCGGGCGAGGACCTGCTGCTCGAGGTCGGCCGCGTGCTGCATGAGGGCGGCATGCGCCTGGCCGGCGTGCTGACGCATGCGGGCTCCAGCTACGAACTGCACACGCCCGAGGCCCTGGCCGCCCTGGCCGAGCAGGAACGCGCCGGCTGCGTGCAGGCCGCGGAACGCCTGCGCGCCGCAGGCTTGCCTTGCCCCATGGTGTCGGTAGGCTCCACCCCCACGGCGCTGGAAGTTGCGTCGCTCGAAGGCGTGACCGAACTGCGCGCCGGGGTCTATGTCTTCTTCGACCTGGTGATGCGCAACGTGGGCGTCTGCAGCACCGAAGACATCGCGCTGAGCGTGCTCACCACCGTCATCGGGCACCAGGCCGACAAGGGCTGGGCCATCGTCGATGCCGGCTGGATGGCCATGAGCCGCGACCGGGGCACGGGCAAGCAGCAGCGCGACTACGGCTATGGCCAGGTGTGCACCGTGGACGGGGTGCCAATCGAGGGCTACCTGCTGTCGGGCGCCAACCAGGAGCACGGCATCCTCTCGCGCGAGGGCGCTGCGGACCCGGACATCGCGGCGCGCTTCCCGACCGGAACCCGGCTGCGGATCCTGCCCAACCATGCCTGCGCCACCGGCGCGCAGTTTCCCGCCTACCAAGCGCTGGCCGCGGATGGCACGGTGCAAACCTGGGAGCGCCTCCATGGTTGGTGA
- a CDS encoding 2-hydroxychromene-2-carboxylate isomerase, with protein sequence MNLITVQFLFDFGSPNAYLSHKVIPQIEARSTAKFEYIPILLGGLFKLSNNRSPAETNAQIPAKRAYDLLELDRFVNKHGLTAYRRNPHFPINTLQIMRGAVAAQSLGCFKPYVDAVFASMWEREKKMDEPEVIAGELTAAGLDASALMAASQSPDVKSRLLANTQDAHARGAFGSPTFFVGEEIFFGKDRLDDVEVEINRVRSR encoded by the coding sequence ATGAACCTGATCACCGTCCAATTCCTGTTCGACTTCGGAAGCCCCAACGCCTATCTGAGCCACAAGGTCATTCCCCAGATCGAGGCCAGGAGCACCGCCAAGTTCGAATACATCCCGATCCTGCTGGGGGGGCTGTTCAAGTTGAGCAACAACCGCTCACCCGCAGAAACCAATGCGCAGATTCCGGCCAAGCGCGCCTATGACCTGCTCGAGCTCGATCGCTTCGTCAACAAGCACGGGCTGACCGCGTACAGACGCAATCCGCATTTTCCGATCAATACCCTGCAGATCATGCGCGGGGCCGTTGCAGCCCAGTCCTTGGGCTGCTTCAAGCCCTACGTCGACGCTGTGTTCGCCAGCATGTGGGAGCGCGAGAAGAAGATGGACGAACCAGAGGTCATCGCCGGCGAACTGACCGCCGCCGGTCTTGACGCGTCTGCGCTGATGGCCGCGAGCCAGTCGCCGGACGTCAAGAGCCGGCTGTTGGCCAATACGCAGGATGCACACGCGCGGGGGGCTTTCGGCTCGCCCACCTTCTTCGTCGGAGAGGAAATCTTCTTTGGCAAGGATCGCCTGGACGACGTCGAGGTTGAGATCAATCGCGTGCGCAGCCGCTGA